A stretch of the Desulfovermiculus halophilus DSM 18834 genome encodes the following:
- a CDS encoding type II toxin-antitoxin system HicB family antitoxin produces the protein AISGSKFFLFSFMQIRHQRQEKECEESAMKGELTAIIEKAPEGGYWAYCPEIPGANGQGESVDEAKESLKQAVVLILEDRLEDVTRGLPDDTIRDTIAV, from the coding sequence GCAATCAGCGGTTCAAAATTCTTCCTCTTCTCTTTTATGCAGATACGCCATCAGCGGCAAGAAAAAGAATGCGAGGAATCAGCCATGAAGGGTGAATTGACTGCAATAATAGAAAAAGCCCCTGAGGGGGGCTACTGGGCATATTGCCCTGAAATCCCAGGTGCCAACGGACAGGGCGAGTCTGTGGACGAAGCAAAGGAAAGCCTTAAGCAGGCTGTTGTGCTGATTTTGGAGGATCGTCTGGAGGATGTAACTCGTGGCCTCCCTGATGATACGATTCGAGACACCATTGCAGTCTGA